Proteins from one Mercurialis annua linkage group LG7, ddMerAnnu1.2, whole genome shotgun sequence genomic window:
- the LOC126654530 gene encoding serine/threonine-protein phosphatase 7 long form homolog, whose amino-acid sequence MCRWGGPRQRERGTPRVPRHSVSHFRLLLDGLRYDDIVWQPYSDDVLQSIPQMYLTGRHIWRARVPMIYYHIVEWHQPDRVLQQFGLQQPIPLPAMQDRRLHNIQYQGNYNFDELLSDYIQIWNNRAAYVVQGYQLQRPPHYHSAYMEWFRSRSRRWITHEGAAAGQSRDTFEMIALQREARASRIGTAARSSQLAYGEERRDVTLPPPEPAVPAYVLPPLPPLTIDLAHIRGARRRQPRAAPPRERPADPIPPPVYFHFDPTATT is encoded by the exons atgtgcAGATGGGGGGGTCCCAGACAGCGGGAGCGGGGGACACCACGAGTTCCCAGACACTCAGTTTCTCACTTCAGACTGTTATTGGACGGGCTGCGTTACGACGAT ATCGTTTGGCAGCCATACTCCGACGACGTTCTCCAGTCCATCCCACAGATGTACCTGACAGGGCGACATATTTGGCGTGCCCGAGTGCCAATGATCTACTATCACATCGTGGAGTGGCACCAGCCGGATAGGGTTCTGCAGCAGTTCGGCTTACAGCAGCCCATTCCCCTGCCTGCTATGCAAGATCGGCGCCTTCATAACATCCAGTATCAGGGGAACTACAACTTTGATGAACTGCTCTCAGATTACATTCAGATTTGGAACAACAGAGCGGCTTACGTTGTTCAGGGTTACCAGCTCCAGCGTCCACCTCACTACCATTCAGCGTATATGGAGTGGTTTCGGAGCCGCAGCCGGCGTTGGATTACCCATGAGGGCGCAGCGGCCGGACAGAGT CGCGACACTTTCGAGATGATCGCCCTTCAGAGAGAGGCGCGTGCGTCTAGGATTGGGACTGCTGCACGCAGTTCTCAATTAGCTTACGGAGAGGAGCGCCGTGACGTCACACTGCCCCCACCAGAGCCAGCAGTTCCGGCTTACGTACTACCTCCTCTTCCTCCCCTGACCATCGATCTGGCTCACATCAGGGGAGCGCGTAGACGGCAGCCTAGAGCCGCCCCGCCTCGCGAGCGCCCGGCAGACCCTATCCCCCCACCGGTCTACTTCCACTTCGATCCGACAGCCACCACATAG